From a region of the Hippopotamus amphibius kiboko isolate mHipAmp2 chromosome 3, mHipAmp2.hap2, whole genome shotgun sequence genome:
- the CENPF gene encoding centromere protein F isoform X2 produces the protein MNHRDIARHQASSSVFSWQQEKTPSCLSSNALKTPIRRDFSASHFSGEQEMTPSRSTLQMGKTDANSSFCDNSSNSHLLDQLKAQNQELRSKISELELRVQGQEKEMKGQVNKLQELQLQLEKAKAELNEKEKVLNKSRDELVRTTAQYDQASTKCTALEQKLKKLTEDLSCQRQNAESAKRSLEQKIKEKEKEFQEELSRQQRSFQTLDQECTQMKAKLTQELQQAKNTHNILQAELDKVTSVKHQLEKKLEEFKQKFSRTEQALQESQTKENELRRSSEEMTREKSLLSSQSEQRAREVCHLEEELKKAKQCLSQSQNFAEEMRAKNTSQETMLRDLQEKINQQENSLTLEKLKLALADLEKQRDCSQDLLKKREHHIEQLNEKLSKTERESEALLSALELKKKEYEELKEEKTLFSRWKSENEQLLNQMESEKESLQSQINHLETCLKTQQIKSHEYNERVRTLEMERENLNVEIRNLHNVIDSKAAEAETQKKAYGELQQKAEFSDQKHEKEIENMCLKISQLTGQVEDLEHKLQLLSSEIMDKDQRYQDLHAESESLKDLLKSRDSSVVTNEAHQRSLLAFEQQSAMNNSFANITGEQESVPSERSECHLETDQSPNCSSVLQNRVVSLEFSLESQKQMNSDLQKQCEELVQIKGEIEENLMKAEQMHQSFVAETSQRISKLQEDTSIHQNVVAESLVALESKERELQLLNEKLETGQAEIQELKKSNHLLQESLKELQLLSETLSLEKKEMSSIISLNKKNIEELTQENGTLKEVNTALTQEKVSLRQKNESFSNCIDERDKSISELSNQYKQERLTLLQRCEEMGNAFQDLSEEYKAAQVKNSELECLLNERVSVCEDRKNELGQLKETFAREHQAFVSQLALAEERNQSLILELETVQQTLRSEIADIQNNSKREADGLKQEIMTLKEEQSKMQQEVNTLLQENEHLIELTKMKHEHQSLEVEPVQDSVKEGEREINTCQLLMDLEVKDASVDSYNAQLAQVETKVRNMELKLEDSEKEECLQHELQIRGELETGDLQQDTQSQDISGLGDFEIDPEQKYTSVLHELSTSQQDNVHLQCSLQTAMNKLNELEKMCEALQVEKLELLSELNDSRSECITATDKMAEEVGKLVNEVKILSNENGLLQGEFVKEMPESESGEQNEQTSVSLSPLDDSNFYEHLTVSNKEVQMHFAELQEKFSSLQSEHKILHDQHCQMSSKMSELQSYVNTLKAENSALSISLRNSQGDLVKEVMPGPGEERLLSLPSSCVIDSPGNAILGESSFYKDLLEQTGETSLLNNLEGNVSANQSNVEEVSCSSLEDENLTEKEIPSASMRSIEELEMLCQIYLQSLKKLEEKFESQGITKNKEIKELEQLLSSSREELDCLRKQYLSENEQWRQKLTSVTVEMESKLAAEKKHTEHLTLELEVARLQLQGLDLSSRSLLGTDIEDAIRGGSDSYDVRESEEYTSETRERTPKREIHQIHEKDVQQDLSAEMEKIAKTSAIKLTGEWSREQSPETSHETPVEGTTQGCSESISELSLSGPDALVPMNFLENQVTIQNLQLQVKETSNENLRLLHGIEERDQKVESLLNEIKELDSKLNLQEVQLTTKIEACIELEKTVEELKKEKSDLNEKLESFSCDNQGVESSGGLTSNLEMGTDKLSHEGIEDDVAKVTKNWRERCLHVENELQRIQAEKDSMELHALSVEASLEIIQTEKLCLEKDSENKQTVITCLEEELSVVTSERDQLRGEVDTLSKENQELDQMSEKMKEKIRELESYQSECLHFQEQLQSLEKDSRALSSVRSELENQIGQLNKEKESLVRDSESLQTKLSESQHEKLTVAKTLEAALLEKGEVAVRLSSTQEEVHQLRKGIEKLRVRIEADEKKKLHVSEKLKESERRNDALQDKVETLERELQMAEENQELVILDAENSKAEVETLKTQIESMTKSLRTLELDLVTIQSEKENLMKQLQEKQGQVSELDTLLSSLKNLLDEKEREKIQMKEESKAVVEMLQTELKELSEEVAASCDDQGTWKIEEQSLDSPVQEVHQLRNNIGKLKVHLDTDKKKQLHILEKLKESEHQADLLKDRVENLERELEVSGKNQEHMILEAEKSKAEVETLKAKIEEMAQNLSGLELDLVNIRSEKEDLTKELQKKQGQVSELETLNSSFENLLQEKEQEKIQMKEESKAAVEMLQMQLEELNEKVAALGNDQETWKVQEQSLSSQVDSLEREKAQLLQGLDEAKSNYMILQSSVNGLIQEVKDGKQKLEKKDEEISMLKNHTQDRELLVSKLSQMEGEQQLWEEQRTKLENLMVELEQKIQVLQSQNDTLQDALEALQNSSKDLEKELELTKMEKMSFVEKVNTMTVKETELQKEMHAMVQKTTELKEEFSGEKNRLTEELNLVSEEMKSSKGQLKELMLENSELKTTLDCVHKDQMEKQGKMREEIAEYQLRLQEAEKKHQALLLDTNKQYEMEIQTYQEKLTSKEECLSLQKVEIDLLKSSKEELNNSLKATTKTLEELKKTKMENLKYADKLKKENDRAQGKIKLLIKSCKQLEEEKEMLQKELSHLEATQEKQKAGTVVDANVGELMSEMKELKETLEEKTKEADEYLDKYCSLLISNEKLEKAKEMLETQVARLSSQQSKPNLRSSPVLNSVVPGPSPVPSATEKRLSCGQNKASGKRQRSSGIREDGGETTPSIPEKFSKKSRKVVKSGIHPAEDAEDAEFEPEGLPEVVKKGFADIPTGKTSPYILRRTTMATRTSPRLAAQKLASSPLCLDKENLAETSKPTAGGSRSQKVKVTQQSPVDSGAALREPTTRSPSVSNLPERSSADSPREGLRAKRGRLAPSPEAGPESKGSENCRVQ, from the exons tgtactGCTTtggaacaaaaactgaaaaaactgaCTGAAGATTTGAGTTGTCAGCGTCAAAATGCAGAAAGTGCCAAACGTTCTCTGGAacagaaaatcaaggaaaaagaaaaagagttccaAGAG gaGCTCTCCCGTCAACAGCGTTCCTTTCAAACGCTGGACCAAGAGTGCACTCAGATGAAAGCCAAGCTCACCCAGGAGCTACAGCAAGccaagaacacacacaacatCCTCCAGGCTGAACTGGATAAA GTTACATCTGTAAAGCACCagctagaaaaaaaattggaagagtTTAAGCAAAAGTTCAGCAGAACTGAACAGGCCTTACAGGAGAGTCAGACCAAGGAAAATGAGCTGAGGAGAAGCAGCGAG GAAATGACGAGGGAAAAGAGCCTCCTTAGCAGTCAGTCTGAGCAAAGGGCCAGAGAAGTCTGCCACCTGGAGGAAGAACTGAAGAAGGCCAAGCAGTGTTTGAGTCAGAGCCAGAATTTTGCAGAAGAAATGAGGG ccaagAATACCTCTCAGGAAACCATGTTAAGAGatcttcaagaaaaaataaatcagcaaGAGAATTCCTTGACTTTAGAGAAACTGAAGCTTGCCTTGGCTGATCTAGAAAAGCAGCGAGATTGTTCTCAAGACCttttgaagaaaagggaacatcaCATTGAACAACTGAATGAAAAGTTaagcaaaacagagagagagTCCGAAGCTTTATTGAGTGCTTTGGAATTAAAGAAGAAGGAATATGAAgaactgaaagaagagaaaactctgTTTTCTCGctggaaaagtgaaaatgaaCAACTTTTAAATCAGATGGAATCAGAAAAGGAAAGCTTGCAGAGTCAAATCAATCACTTGGAAACCTGTCTTAAGACACAACAAATAAAAAGTCATGAATACAATGAGAGGGTAAGAACACtggagatggaaagagaaaatctAAATGTTGAGATCAGGAACCTTCACAATGTGATAGACAGCAAGGCTGCGGAGGCAGAGACACAGAAGAAAGCTTATGGGGAACTACAACAGAAAGCTGAATTCTCAGATCAGAAACatgagaaggaaatagaaaatatgtgttTGAAAATTTCTCAGCTTACCGGGCAAGTTGAAGATCTAGAACATAAGCTTCAGTTACTGTCAAGTGAAATCATGGACAAAGACCAGCGTTACCAAGACTTGCATGCTGAATCTGAGAGCCTCAAGGATCTGCTAAAATCCAGAGATtcctctgtggtgacaaacgagGCTCATCAGAGAAGTCTTCTGGCATTTGAACAGCAGTCCGCAATGAATAATTCCTTTGCAAATATAACTGGAGAACAAGAAAGCGTGCCTTCAGAAAGAAGCGAATGCCATTTAGAAACAGACCAAAGTCCAAACTGTTCATCCGTGTTACAAAACAGAGTCGTTTCTCTTGAATTCTCATTAGAGTCTCAGAAGCAGATGAACTCAGATCTGCAAAAGCAGTGTGAGGAATTGGTacaaatcaaaggagaaattgaaGAAAATCTCATGAAAGCAGAACAGATGCATCAAAGTTTTGTGGCTGAAACAAGTCAACGCATTAGTAAGTTACAAGAAGACACTTCTATTCATCAGAATGTTGTTGCTGAAAGTTTAGTTGCCTTAGAGAGCAAGGAAAGAGAGTTACAACTTttgaatgaaaaattagaaactggGCAGGCAGAGATTCAGGAATTGAAAAAGAGCAACCATTTACTTCAGGAATCTCTAAAGGAGCTACAGCTTTTGTCTGAAACTCTGagcctggagaaaaaggaaatgagttCCATCATTTCtctaaataaaaagaacattgaAGAGCTGACCCAGGAGAATGGGACTCTCAAGGAAGTTAATACAGCCTTAACCCAAGAGAAGGTGAGCTTGCGCCAAAAAAATGAGAGTTTTTCAAACTGTATAGATGAAAGAGACAAAAGCATTTCAGAGTTATCTAATCAATACAAACAAGAAAGACTTACTTTACtacaaagatgtgaagaaatggGAAATGCATTTCAGGATCTTAGTGAAGAATATAAAGCAGCACAGGTAAAGAACTCTGAATTAGAATGCCTGCTGAATGAACGCGTCAGTGTTTGTGAAGATAGAAAAAACGAGTTGGGACAGCTAAAGGAAACATTTGCAAGGGAACACCAAGCATTTGTATCACAATTAGCATTAGCTGAAGAGAGAAACCAGAGTTTAATACTAGAGCTGGAGACAGTGCAGCAAACCCTGAGATCTGAGATTGCAGACATCCAAAACAATTCCAAAAGGGAAGCTGATGGTTTAAAGCAAGAAATCATGACtttaaaggaagaacaaagtAAGATGCAACAGGAAGTTAATACCTTATTACAAGAGAATGAGCACCTGATAGAATTAACGAAGATGAAACATGAGCATCAAAGTCTAGAAGTGGAACCAGTTCAAGACTCTgtgaaagaaggagagagggagataaATACATGTCAGCTTCTGATGGATCTTGAAGTTAAAGACGCTTCTGTAGACAGTTATAATGCACAACTGGCACAAGTAGAAACTAAAGTGAGAAACATGGAATTAAAACTTGAGGACAGTGAGAAGGAGGAGTGCCTACAGCACGAATTACAAATTAGAGGAGAATTAGAAACTGGAGATTTGCAACAAGACACTCAGTCACAAGATATTAGTGGCCTTGGAGACTTTGAAATAGATCCAGAGCAAAAATATACTTCGGTGCTTCACGAGTTGTCAACAAGTCAGCAGGACAATGTCCACCTGCAGTGCTCTCTACAGACAGCAATGAACAAGCTGAACGAGTTAGAGAAAATGTGTGAAGCACTGCAGGTGGAAAAGCTTGAACTCCTATCTGAGCTGAACGACTCAAGATCAGAATGTATCACAGCAACTGATAAAATGGCAGAAGAGGTAGGGAAACTAgtaaatgaagttaaaatattaAGCAATGAAAATGGACTTCTCCAAGGTGAGTTCGTGAAAGAAATGCCCGAAAGTGAATCTGGTGAACAAAATGAACAGACGTCTGTGTCCTTAAGTCCTTTGGATGACAGTAATTTCTATGAGCACTTGACAGTGTCAAACAAAGAAGTTCAAATGCACTTTGCTGAATTACAGGAGAAATTCTCATCTTTACAGAGTGAACACAAAATTTTACATGATCAGCACTGTCAGATGAGTTCTAAGATGTCAGAGCTGCAGTCCTATGTTAACACACTAAAGGCTGAAAATTCAGCCTTGTCCATCAGTCTGAGAAACTCTCAGGGTGACTTGGTAAAGGAGGTGATGCCAGGACCTGGGGAGGAGCGTTTACTCTCCTTGCCATCCTCTTGTGTGATTGACAGCCCTGGTAATGCAATTTTGGGAGAATCCTCTTTTTACAAAGATCTCTTAGAGCAGACAGGAGAGACATCCCTTTTGAATAATTTAGAAGGGAATGTTTCAGCAAACCAGTCCAATGTAGAGGAAGTCTCTTGCAGTAGTCTGGAGGATGAGAATCTGACTGAGAAAGAAATCCCCTCTGCCTCGATGAGGAGCATTGAAGAACTTGAGATGCTCTGTCAGATATACCTACAGTCCCTCAAGAAGCTAGAAGAGAAGTTTGAAAGTCAAGGGATTacgaaaaataaggaaatcaaagagcTCGAACAGTTACTGAGTTCTTCAAGGGAAGAGCTTGACTGTCTCAGGAAGCAGTATTTGTCAGAAAATGAACAGTGGCGGCAGAAGCTGACAAGTGTGACAGTGGAGATGGAGTCCAAGTTGGCGGCAGAAAAGAAACACACGGAACACCTTACACTTGAGCTCGAAGTAGCGCGACTCCAGCTTCAGGGTCTGGACTTAAGCTCCCGGTCTCTGCTTGGCACTGACATAGAAGAT GCTATTCGGGGTGGAAGTGATAGCTATGACGTAAGAGAATCGGAAGAGTATACTTCAGAAACTAGAGAGAGGACACCAAAGCGTGAGATTCATCAGATTCATGAAAAAGATGTTCAGCAGGACCTCAGTGCAGAGATGGAGAAAATAGCTAAGACTAGTGCAATCAAACTTACAGGAGAATGGTCCAGAGAGCAGTCCCCAGAAACCAGTCATGAGACCCCAGTGGAAGGCACAACCCAGGGCTGTTCAGAAAGCATTTCTGAATTGTCACTTTCTGGTCCTGATGCTTTGGTACCTATGAATTTTCTGGAGAATCAGGTAACCATTCAGAATCTCCAGCTGCAGGTAAAAGAGACATCAAATGAGAATTTGAGATTACTTCATGGCATAGAGGAACGTGACCAAAAAGTTGAAAGCTTgctaaatgaaatcaaagaattaGACTCAAAACTCAATTTACAGGAAGTACAACTGACTACCAAGATTGAAGCATGTATAGAATTGGAAAAAACAGTTGAGgaacttaagaaagaaaaatcagatttaaatgaaaaattggaaTCCTTTTCTTGTGATAACCAGGGAGTAGAAAGTTCGGGAGGCCTCACTTCTAACTTAGAAATGGGCACAGATAAATTGTCACATGAAGGTATTGAAGATGATGTAGCCAAGGTGACCAAAAACTGGAGAGAGAGATGTCTCCATGTGGAAAATGAGCTGCAGAGGATCCAAGCTGAGAAAGATAGCATGGAGCTTCATGCCCTCTCTGTGGAAGCCAGCTTAGAGATAATTCAAACGGAGAAGCTGTGTTTAGAAAAAGACAGTGAAAATAAGCAGACAGTTATAACCTGTCTTGAGGAAGAACTCTCAGTGGTCACAAGTGAGAGAGACCAGCTTCGTGGAGAAGTAGATACTTTgtcaaaagaaaaccaagagcTGGATCAGATGTCTGAAAAGATGAAGGAGAAAATACGAGAGCTTGAATCTTATCAAAGTGAATGTCTACACTTCCAAGAGCAGCTGCAGAGTTTGGAAAAGGACTCACGGGCACTGTCTTCGGTAAGAAGTGAGCTGGAAAACCAAATCGGACAActgaataaagagaaagaatcacTCGTAAGGGATTCTGAGAGCCTGCAGACCAAACTGAGTGAATCACAGCATGAAAAGCTGACTGTTGCCAAGACCTTGGAGGCTGCACTGTTGGAGAAAGGCGAGGTGGCGGTGAGGCTGAGCTCAACGCAAGAGGAAGTGCACCAGCTGAGAAAAGGGATTGAGAAACTCAGGGTCCGCATCGAGGCTGATGAAAAGAAGAAGCTCCACGTCtcagagaaactgaaagaaagtGAGCGTAGAAATGACGCGCTTCAGGATAAAGTTGAGACCCTTGAAAGGGAATTGCAGATGGCAGAAGAAAACCAAGAACTGGTGATTCTTGATGCTGAGAACTCCAAAGCAGAGGTGGAGACCCTAAAAACACAAATAGAATCGATGACTAAAAGCCTGAGAACTTTAGAATTAGACCTTGTCACGATacagtctgaaaaagaaaatctcatgaAACAACTACAAGAAAAACAAGGTCAGGTGTCTGAATTAGACACGTTACTCTCTTCATTGAAAAATCTATTAGACGAAAAGGAGCGGGAGAAAATACAGATGAAAGAAGAATCTAAAGCTGTGGTAGAGATGCTGCAAACAGAGTTGAAAGAGCTAAGTGAGGAAGTAGCAGCCTCATGTGATGACCAGGGGACCTGGAAGATCGAAGAACAGAGTCTGGACTCCCCAGTGCAGGAAGTACATCAGCTGAGAAATAACATTGGAAAGCTGAAAGTCCACCTAGACACTGATAAAAAGAAGCAGCTCCATATCTTagaaaaactgaaggaaagtGAGCATCAGGCAGATTTGCTTAAGGATAGAGTTGAGAACCTCGAAAGAGAACTAGAGGTATCAGGGAAAAATCAAGAGCACATGATTCTTGAGGCTGAAAAGTCCAAAGCAGAGGTAGAGACCCTGAAAGCAAAAATAGAGGAGATGGCCCAAAATCTGAGCGGTTTGGAATTAGATCTTGTCAATATAAGGTCAGAAAAAGAAGATCTgacaaaagaattacaaaaaaagCAGGGTCAAGTGTCTGAATTAGAAACATTAAATTCTTCATTTGAAAATCTATTGCaagaaaaagagcaagagaaaatacAGATGAAAGAAGAATCTAAAGCTGCCGTGGAGATGCTGCAAATGCAATTAGAAGAGCTAAACGAGAAAGTGGCAGCATTGGGTAATGACCAAGAGACCTGGAAGGTCCAAGAACAGAGTCTGAGTAGTCAGGTAGATTCCCTTGAGCGTGAGAAGGCTCAATTGCTACAGGGCCTTGATGAGGCCAAAAGTAATTACATGATATTACAGTCTTCTGTGAATGGCCTCATTCAAGAAGTAAAAGATGGCaagcagaaactagagaaaaaggaTGAAGAAATCAGTATGCTAAAAAATCATACTCAAGACCGAGAGCTGCTCGTCTCTAAACTGTCCCAGATGGAAGGAGAACAGCAACTTTGGGAGGagcaaagaacaaaactggaaaatcTGATGGTGGAATTGGAGCAGAAGATCCAGGTGCTACAATCCCAAAACGACACTTTGCAGGATGCCTTAGAAGCTCTGCAGAATTCTTCCAAGGATCTGGAGAAAGAGCTTGAAttgacaaaaatggaaaaaatgtccTTTGTTGAAAAA GTAAACACAATGACTGTGAAGGAAACAGAGCTGCAGAAGGAAATGCATGCGATGGTACAGAAAACGACAGAGTTGAAAGAAGAATTTAGTGGGGAGAAAAACAGGCTCACTGAAGAATTAAATTTAGTGTCAGAAGAAATGAAGAGCAGCAAA ggTCAACTGAAGGAGCTCATGCTAGAAAACAGTGAATTGAAGACGACTTTGGATTGTGTACATAAAGACCAGATGGAAAAGCAAgggaaaatgagagaagaaatagCTGAATATCAGCTACGGCTTCAGGAAGCTGAAAAGAAACACCAGGCTTTGCTTCTGGATACAAACAAACAG TATGAAATGGAAATCCAGACATATCAAGAGAAATTGACTTCTAAGGAAGAATGTCTCAGCTTACAGAAGGTGGAGATAGACCTCTTAAAATCCAGTAAAGAAGAGCTCAATAATTCTTTGAAGGCAACCACTAAGACTTTAGAAGAACTGAAGAAAACCAAG ATGGAAAATCTGAAATATGCAGATAAgttgaagaaggaaaatgatcgtGCCCAGGGGAAAATAAAGTTGTTGATCAAATCCTGTAAACAgctggaagaagaaaaggagatgtTGCAGAAAGAGCTATCTCATCTTGAAGCTAcacaagagaaacagaaagcag GTACTGTTGTGGATGCTAATGTCGGTGAATTAATGAGTGAgatgaaagaactgaaagaaaccCTTGAAGAAAAAACCAAGGAGGCAGACGAATACCTGGATAAATACTGTTCCCTGCTTATAAGCAATGAGAAGTTAGAGAAAGCCAAAGAGATGTTAGAAACACAAGTTGCCCGTCTGAGTTCACAACAATCTAAACCTAATCTTCGAAGTTCTCCTGTGCTGAATTCAGTTGTTCCAGGACCATCCCCAGTCCCTTCTGCTACTGAAAAGAGGTTATCATGCGGCCAAAATAAAGCTTCAGGCAAAAGGCAAAGGTCCAGTGGGATTCGGGAGGATGGGGGAGAAACCACACCTTCTATACCAGAGAAGTTTTCTAAAAAAAGCAGGAAAGTGGTCAAAAGTGGTATTCACCCTGCAGAGGATGCAGAAGATGCTGAGTTTGAGCCAGAGGGACTTCCAGAAGTTGTAAAGAAAg GGTTTGCTGACATCCCAACAGGAAAGACTAGCCCATACATCCTGCGGAGAACAACTATGGCAACAAGGACCAGCCCCCGCCTTGCCGCGCAGAAATTAGCATCATCCCCTCTATGTCTCGACAAAGAAAATCTTGCTGAAACCTCCAAACCAACAGCTGGTGGCAGCAGATCACAAAAG GTCAAGGTTACTCAACAGAGCCCCGTGGATTCAGGCGCTGCCCTCCGAGAACCCACCACCAGATCTCCTTCTGTCAGTAACCTTCCTGAGAGAAGTTCAGCTGACAGCCCCAGGGAGGGCCTGAGGGCCAAGCGAGGCCGACTGGCCCCCAGCCCAGAAGCTGGCCCCGAGTCCAAGGGCAGTGAGAACTGTAGGGTCCAGTAG